AAAAAAGCCAGGAAACATGGCGAGAACACAATAAGCATGTCAGAGTCCAGGGCTAAGAATGCGCCACAGTTCGTTTTCAGTTGAGCTTATTCACGTTGTGATTTCACACTCGTCTCGAGCCTTGTGCTAGGAGCTAATGCTTCGTCATACGCGCCATTACTGAGCCTTAGCCTGAATACAATTCAGTAAATTATAGTGCGTTGTCAAAATCTTACATCAACTTCAAGATTTCATCAACCTACGACCTGGAGAAATTATAGACTTCTGTCGATGATAGACTAAAGAACTAATTGGAGTGAGAAaccaatatatattatattttttatcacccaTCGAGACAAAACAATAAATGAAACACAGATATTTTTCCACTTTATTTTTCCGCAGATTTGAAGACTAATTTCTATACTGGGCAAAAACACTTCATCGAACAGACAGCACCTTATagtataattttcattaaaaaaaaattttaaaaattgtaattttgatTAACACGTTTCTCCCTTGAACGTGCCCTTAAACAACGCGGTGGCGCCCATATTTAGTCGATACTCACGCCGCATAACTCTTTTCAACACCGGTGCGACAGCAAATTTTTACCTATTTATATAGTTAGATACGTTTTAATGTGCTTTTACGTACTTTTTTAAGGATGACTTGTTTTTGCTTTGTTCATTAATGAGCGTTcacataatttttgtttgttttccatGATTCTTTGGTTGAACAAGCTGATGCAATATTTGGCCAGTTGTAtaaaaatgagagagagagagagagagaaagagagagaaattcAATAACCACGAGAAAGGATTCTGGAGTTAGTTGAAGTGCTGTTGCCATGCACTATGATTGGCTGATGTTTTttcaaaggtatttttttttgattggttGAAAATATTATGTCACCAGATTTCGCGATTTATTCTTTTTTGTAAtctctgtggaaaaaaaaagtcttgtgaGGGGGTAGGTAATTGGTGTACAGCTATGATTTTGCGAGGGCTTTGTGGAGATTGTTTGGAGAGGTCACGCACCTGCCACGTGCATGAGATCATGTTGAGAGATGCGACTCGGTAGTGGGGGCCGAGCAGGCCCGTGTACCTCCAAGGACGTGGACAGGAATGGACTCGCTGTGCTGGAATGTGGCAGGGTGCGCGACATGCAGACCCGCGTCATGATTCTGCTCTCCTCGTGGCTGCTGCTGCTAGCCTCGGTCGCCGGCCGCAGAACTCACGGGGCGCGACGATACCTCCAGAGCCCGGACTACCCCAATTACTTCGGTGGCGCAGGTTTGTATGCGTGCAACGGCTGATCTGGCACACTTACAAAAGAAGgagcgtgtacttaggtacgcgcgtgagaagttatacttctttggcaaaattaaaaaatagtttttaattgcatgcaaataattttccatggtagcgttaaacgtttaacgcaaccttgttggaagtcgcattacaAGTacctataacttcaaaaaaaaaaaaggggggtttgtctttaaagtcggtttacggacgataattttacgtgataacgtcctaagaaaacattgacgaaaaattgcatacttttttaattttcttatattatttacagttattgaaaatttaatttaaataattttttcaagtataatcacgaacaattagttctagaaataaactgaaatcaaatcaatgtctataaattgttaatttgaaatgacgaaattggttGAATAaatcaagttttttaaaaaaagcccgccttaacctgttggATATTacggaagattttctcgcacggtggttggccggttcttgcacgctcggctcaggcggaacgtgacaatgagtcatgcattttcgtgcgtgtagccggcgtccatcacgtaaaattatcgtctgtaaaccgacttttcagacaacctccccccccccccccccctttttttttaaaatccaccaAGATGGCGTTTGAGCGGCATGGCCTTCGTCAGTGCAGTGTTTCTAACATGTTCCCAGATATGAACGCGCTGTCGATGCAATGCAGCCACAAAACCCTGCCTGGCGACCCGCAGACCTACTACTGCTGCCCGCTATCTTCTAGTCCGCCGTACGGTGAGTGCCCGCGTCGGCGGAGGAAGGTCAGATGGAAACTGCCCCCCACCAAGGAGATCCAGATTCGAAGCCTTCGTGCCTTTATAGTTCGCGAGTGATTCAGGGACAGATGTTTGtttgtgtaagtttttttttaatatttccccTGGATTCTCCCTTATTCCCAGCATTACATTTCATCAACGCTACATTCTCATACTAAACCTGTCGTCTCCATTGAACCGGATGGTGACGAGTCGATACGCCTAAACtgataaaaaatacagtaaatgtACGGCTTTTTTTCctacgaagaatttaactcaaataaacgaaaagttaTTCTTGATTTCAACTAACCGAATATTCGTAGAAAGTACGCCGTATTTTGACTACCGAGTTGTACGTTTCTTTCTAAACAATGGTAAACACACACATGGACAAAAGGAGAGTGTTATTACAGTAGACTTAACgagtttttttagttttgttaatatacctaatatattcttttggattcatgtttaaagtaagtgaactcagctatccgtacatttacgaagatagccgtaagtTTACGAATATCCCTAGATAATTTCTAAACAACGCATCGTTCTACATAAATTGAAGTGTACATAAATCCACTAAACCAGCTCCAGGGCATGGCTTCTTAGATGAGGCCGTGGACTGTGTGgcaaatgtataaaaataacaaGGTGTCAAAACTAACGATTTTTATCCTGTTTGTGTCGCGCGCCGCCGCTGGCAGGCAGTTTAAGGATCTAAAGTAGAAAGTTGAACGTAGAGCCAAAGGAATATTGGAACTTGTAATTTAGAAACTTGTAACTAAGACTTTGGATCCCTCTGTGAACACAGGGTTAGACAgtgtaaggaaaaaaataataatatgaaggACCATTGAAAGAGAAGATAAACACGGCAACTGGAGTGTTAAACAAATACACGAATAATTCTCCTGAAAGATTAAAGAAATCGCAAGTTATACTTAATCAGGAACAAAATGATATGGTGCGAAACGTGTTCCATCAgcagttaaatattatttgaatgcTTGATGTTTTGGATCAGAAGAATTTGTTGGACGAGCCGTGTCAATAATAGTTCAGAATGACCTACACGATAGGTTTCGTTATTCAACGGCTTGGAAATCTGTGAAAAATGTTTTGGTTcagaatattatatcacatggtTTGCTATTTGTCCTATGGTCGGATATCAAATGTTCCAGCTTTCTGTTGATCAAACAttaacttatataattttttttttctgtacgccATGGCTGTAACTGTAACTCCATTCGTGCGTCAAATATGTTGGAAATTCTATTGATGAACTTATTTTTATCGATGACGTCGCGCGTGTCCGCAGGTCATCGGGGTCTCGTGATGGTGCGCTGCGGGGTGAAGAACTTCCCCTACGACCCGGTGGACTACTACTGCTGCGCCACCAGCATCTCCGCGGACCTGGGCGGCCAGCAGGGCTCGCGGCTTCTTCCCCCGGCGCCCGCCCCCGTCCCTCCGGCCGTGACCATGCCCCCGCCACCACCCGTCTGGAACCACCCTCCCCCGGCCCAATACCCTGTCCGCCATGTCTAGTGTCCGCTCTCTCTCCCCTATCTCCCCTCCTCATGCTATCCCCTCTCTTCCCCTCTACCCCCTCCTCCGCTATCTCCTCTCCAACCCTCTTCCCCTCTATCCCCTCCCCACCCTTACCACTCTACCACGCCCCTCTCTTCAATATCTCCCCCCACTCTATCCCCTCTCCAACCCTCTCCCCCTTTCACCCTCCCCTCTCTAAACCCTCTACCACGCCCCTCTCTTCTCTATCTCCCCCCACTCTATCCCCTCTCCAACCCTCCCCCCTGTCTCCTCCCCAACTCTATCCCCTCTTCCCACACTACTCGACAACCGAGGTGCGAGATCCGTGTACCAACTCTCTCACTAACACTTCCTCAACTAACCACCTACTCCTTTCGACAAGCAACAAGTATTTCTTCATATTACTGTTCTTTTTCTTCACAGCAGGACCACTCGATTGATTAATATATTccactttgttttgttttttttgctaGGCATAAATTCATAAGCGAGACACGTGTGCAGAACCCGTGTTGTTTTATTTGAGgagtaaataaacaatataatacaCGTAACAccgtctgaattttttttattgcatttaccattttttttgttatgtgaaGTGTGAATTACAAATTATGATGCTCTGGCAGAGCGATTCTGACAAACTTCtcgctttttttttatgtgatgaaGAGAATGTTAAGTATTACTGATTTTACAAATATTCGACAACACATTTGCAAAATTTATGCGAATATTTTGAGAACATgtatatcagaattttttttttaaatttgaaaataaaattaattaaaaaccaaatatatGAATTTCCTagcatttttattataatagcATTTTTATTACTCCTttattaacaaaacttaattttttcacTTAGGTAACATTGCAGTTATAAATTTCATCAGCCAACATTTTAACATTAGGTAAAGGTAATAAATGTCAGATTTGGTATtgtaaaaaatcaaattttcactagaaaacaaaaaaaatatatataatctaaACTAACAAAAccataatattttcttaaattaattataaacactctttacatacacattattttaatttttttttaaattttaactttgtttaggatattaaaaaaattatttaaacaaacaaaaaaaatatttttcttactgAAGTTTATgccaatacttttatttttagtattataaaaacaatttattaaaaaaataataaaaattgacaaaaataaacaaatattgtatTATTCTCTTttcgttatttttaaatttccaacaaCAATTTAATAATCAAACCCCAGTAGAACTTCAAAAACAAAAGCTACGAAGTGTTTCCTATTTTGAGTCTGTTTCGATGCTGTGTATAAAGAAGCCCAGGAACACTGAACAAACATTATCTAGAAATACTCGTTAGTGGtgagaataaatattttcttgCGAATAAATACTTCCTTGCTATAGGAAAAAATAAGCCCGTGCTTCTACTTATTCAACTTCCTCCATGAAGAGGgtcgatattttttttcatgcgtTTTCTACTAATAGTAttctgtaacattttttttcgaatCAAAAGCTGAACAGGATTTGGATAACCATTTTAAATAGAACATTTATCTTTTCCTTCACTGACACTGGTGTCCATAAATAAAGTCATGGCTGTTCTAAAAGATACCAGTTTAGTTGATCCAGATACTTCAGTTTAATTTAATCTGCTTCGCTTTGCATTCGAACACTTGAACTTAAAGGTGCGTTTGTTTGACATTCTCCaagcaaatataaaataagtATGCTGTATGATACAGTCTTTAGTCGACATGTTTTTGAAAAATTCGATTTTTTAATCTTGTGTCAGTGAAAGTCGCCGTGACAATAACTAATTCCTTTTTTATACTGAAAATTATCGATTGAGCTCCTGTTTTCAAATCACCATCATATCATCAATATATTTATCGTCTGAATCAAGATCATTAAGAATTCTTTCCAAAGTGGCGATTAACGGAATCACTTATAATACGGAAACATTTGCTGCACTTAATTCGTTGGTTACTTCTTCAAATGGTCTTAATAAACCAATACTTTTTTTCTATAGTCATGCACTATTTAGAAGCCAGTTGAGGAAAATTATTATTTGCGGATGCGTAAATACTAAATCGAAAAATATACTTTGAAAACGTGCAGTTCCTTCTAGAGCTTCACTCTTGTATAatattgaggtttttttttttactaagcctTTGCTGTACAGTTGCAAGCTCACCTTAAGCTGCATTTGAAAGATGAAAATGTGGAGCCATCTTTTTGTATTTTGCTATGGTAAGCAGCGACAGTTTATTGCACTTAAATtcctatttttttaaacactttgactttttttttgcgtgaagCACATTAGGGGAACTCGGAGCACAATGAGATACTGGGGCAGAATTATTTAGACTTTTTCGGTGTCAAGAAGGTGCTGCTAGAGAGCGAAAATACGTAGAACTAGACCAACCCGTTATCGCTCGAATATGTCAGCCATGTTAGTCTAGTTTAATTGAGTGTTGGTACGTGAAATTTTCGtggtgcgattttttttttttttgcttctgtaCTGCAACTTCTGATGATGTGGTATACGTGACCAAGGTAAGGTATGCTTACTTGATTACGTTACAACTATAGTTAGAGCAAGCTTGAAGTACGTCTAATTGTTTTTAGGTTCATGTATGAAGAAGTTTGTTTACGTATATTTTTCGTTAATCTGAAATTAGTCCCTGGGGCAGAACGGGTGGGGAGGAATGGGGAAGTATCCCATTCTGACCCGCAATGTTTTTAACCAAGATATCGTTTTAAGTGAGCccctaatatttattttatttcgaatAGTCTGAGactataagaaaaaataaataaattggcaataaataatgCTGTCGAGGTGCTTATTTCTGGCCAATCTAGGTATTTGAAGGCTTCGAACCAATTTGATGTTCCCCAGTAAACTTTGGAAAGACACGTTGAAAACGAAGGGAAAACCCTGATTACAATATTGAGAAAACTGCTGGGAAATATAAAAAACGCATTTATGTAAGTTATTCTATGATCATCCACTCTGGAGGCTAGGTTTTTTCGGTCTTACAATGAAAGACTGGCGTAGCTAATCTTATCAGTTGGCTGTAAGAAATGGCATTGGTCATAGATTTAAAAATGGAATAGCAGGTCAAGATTGGGTCAATGGATTACTTAAGAGACAATCTACTTAATCTGCTCGCATACTCGAAGCAACCTCTGGTGCAAAAGCCATGGGctgaaaataaagaaacaaaaaatggggtgtgactgtgtcatggacacggccgtgtgttttacgtgaatacatgtacgtaacaggtaatattttctataaaaaatataaaatacgctattttatgaatgtttaatcatttttttttattttaacaccagtTATATTCACTGTgattattttacactaatgttttatatatgcaatcgatagattttgacgagagctgacaatTGAAACTCTAACGAACGTCGTggtttctccgagtcaaaagttacttatactaaatggaaatctctaaacgcagcaaaattacctcaaaatggtgGCACTTCtccctccaccacgcgcgatgcgtcacagtcctcacttagcgtaacgaattctttgatcctttagctatccagtgtagtaattaaattttggatggagatgacagATATGTacatagctgcaacaccaaactgtatcccccgattttgttatcattcgtttttttaattgcttcccactatggaagcaattttaaagacgtattgaCGTCAAAAAAAGGAGCTGAAGAGCGTACCCAAAACTAACGAAAGTGATTCTGAGGATAGTTATGACTGTGAATGTTTATATTTCGGTGAATTTCACTCGAACTCAGTGTCGCTTGTTCCTTGTGCAAAAAATGGGCACACATGTTCCTGTGCAAGAAATGATAGCGAAAATGATGAGGCTGTGCTAGTGTGTTTATTTTGTGAATAGGCTTAAGAAAAAGTCACAACCGATGAAAAATGTAGTTAAACCTATAAAtgcacttaaaattaaataatatagagaaaaatgtttttttcttcatttccagtagtatttaagtttttataattgCTTTCCTTACCACCCCATTCTGCCTCATGCTCGGAGTAGAACGGGGAAATTGACAACattgttttgaataaataaataaaataatgaggtttttttttcttataatattattatttttgcaatcATTATATTATAATGTGCTCCTAGATAAATTTTCAGCTCTCTTAATTAACACTTTtgcgtttaaaatatattttcaacttGGTACCCAGTACCCACCCGAATTTCCTTAAATATATTGAACATTTTATAAGAAAATGGCTTTATTAAACTTTGGTCTTGCACCCCAAACTATACATTGCACATTTCCTTTGAGGTGATTCCCATGATAATGAGATAAATTCTATTTTTATGACAACTATTTTCTCCACTATGGCAACTGTACTTAAACACCTCTGCTTTTAACGCAATTATTTCCTCTCAAATTATTCTGTAATCTCTTGCAAATAAAACTCAGCAGCGAAACTCCAGAACAAGAATCCAACCACATGACGctagaaaattacttttttcaaATGACTTCAACAATCAGTATTTTTTGGCTTAGGTACTTTATCGTATAATTTTTGGcagataaatgaaataaaatactgACGAGATTCTAATTAATATGATGGACACAGATACTTTATGTCTTTGAAATCCAACGCATTCCACAAAATTAAATGGCAAGTCATCCTGCGAAGACTTATTGAATGATCAACTGTTAAAGACTTTACAGATTTTTCATCTCACTGTTTCGTTTTTTTCGACACCTTCCTGAAACGACATCTGTTTAATatcatatttataacttttttggGAATAATATCACAAAGCAAGTGTTTTAACCGCGTCCTGTTTTCTCTTTTACAAATTTGTCCAATTCACAAAACTTGGTTTCATGCATAGACTTCAAATGATATCCCATAGCCGCTGTTGTTCTTCCTTTTCGCGAATATTCATTGCAACACATCTTGCATCTAACTCGTTCAGCATCGTAAAGTGTTAAATAACTCAATATTTCAATATAATTCTATTTATTCATCTTAACAAATCACTGATCACAATATAACCTCAAAATTCACTTGATCCTGTTTTAGATCTGTCGTTACATAAACAAACAAACGATCGGCTTATTTCGGATCAGTTCGGCAGTTCTCGGAATCAAGAGGCAAACGGTGATAAATGAGTGCAGGCTTCACCGGTAGTACCGGCAGTGCACTCTAGGACGAGCGTCAGTCGCGCCAACACAGGATTTAAAAACTGAATATTCGCATTCGCATTCGAGAATATCGGCGAGAGATATTGACATTCGCATTCGCGAATGGCTAAAAACTGACATTCATTTCATCACTGGCGAGTATAACAATTTTGCCAGTCTTGATTCTCGTAGCATCTAAATGCTTGTTCTTGCTTATTAAAgtatctaaattattttttatgtgtagacatcttagctctcaggttacggaatttggtaggagtaatttcgcgagGAAGTCTGTTGGAACGGATATGTGTAAAAACGGTGTTGCCAACTGTGGAAGTATCAGAAATGAGAAtccttttttttcacagacgagagagccaaacgcctgatcgtgcatcttcggttttttttgttcattgtaaata
This genomic stretch from Bacillus rossius redtenbacheri isolate Brsri chromosome 16, Brsri_v3, whole genome shotgun sequence harbors:
- the LOC134540067 gene encoding uncharacterized protein LOC134540067, translating into MQTRVMILLSSWLLLLASVAGRRTHGARRYLQSPDYPNYFGGADMNALSMQCSHKTLPGDPQTYYCCPLSSSPPYGHRGLVMVRCGVKNFPYDPVDYYCCATSISADLGGQQGSRLLPPAPAPVPPAVTMPPPPPVWNHPPPAQYPVRHV